In the Elstera cyanobacteriorum genome, one interval contains:
- a CDS encoding protein phosphatase CheZ — protein sequence MKGLTATPELRQHLDALRQQSRQQPIPPEEVTRIVEQVLATMGGEISSMDVKLYRELEGLARFIQNARSEIAQVRPDAISSHDIPSATDELDAVVGATEEATGVILDAAEQLENLANTLPPEQAAVISDVVTRVYEACNFQDVTGQRITKVVRTLKQIEERVSAMIAAFGDELARMQGDPSLPKYNPAAGPSIAPDQVDLLHGPSLPDEAKRQAEIDAILASFG from the coding sequence ATGAAGGGTCTAACGGCGACGCCGGAACTGCGTCAGCATTTGGATGCCCTGCGTCAGCAGTCGCGCCAGCAGCCCATCCCGCCGGAGGAAGTGACACGGATCGTCGAGCAGGTTCTCGCCACGATGGGCGGCGAGATCTCCTCGATGGATGTGAAGCTCTACCGCGAATTGGAAGGGCTTGCGCGGTTTATTCAGAACGCGCGGTCCGAGATTGCCCAGGTTCGCCCCGATGCGATCAGTTCGCACGATATTCCGTCCGCAACCGATGAGCTGGATGCTGTGGTTGGTGCGACGGAAGAGGCGACGGGCGTTATTCTGGACGCGGCCGAGCAGCTTGAAAACCTCGCCAATACCCTGCCGCCGGAACAGGCCGCCGTTATTTCGGATGTGGTCACCCGGGTATACGAAGCCTGTAATTTCCAAGATGTTACGGGCCAGCGCATCACGAAAGTGGTACGCACCCTGAAACAAATTGAAGAACGGGTCTCGGCGATGATTGCCGCTTTCGGCGACGAGTTGGCGCGGATGCAGGGCGATCCTTCTCTGCCGAAGTATAATCCGGCGGCCGGTCCGTCGATTGCGCCCGATCAGGTGGATCTCTTGCATGGTCCGTCCTTGCCCGATGAAGCCAAACGACAGGCTGAAATCGATGCAATTCTGGCAAGTTTCGGATAA
- a CDS encoding response regulator — MPILIVDDYKTMLRIIRNLLKQLGFDNVDEATDGSTALARLREKSYGLVISDWNMEPMTGLQLLREVRNDAKLKHIPFVMVTAESKTENVIAAKEAGVTNYIVKPFNAETLKQKLVAVFGNF, encoded by the coding sequence ATGCCGATTCTCATCGTCGATGATTACAAGACGATGCTTCGGATCATCCGTAACCTGCTGAAGCAGCTTGGCTTCGATAACGTGGACGAAGCGACCGACGGGTCGACTGCCCTCGCGCGGTTGCGGGAAAAGAGCTACGGTCTGGTCATTTCCGACTGGAACATGGAGCCGATGACCGGCCTTCAGTTGCTGCGCGAAGTACGCAACGACGCCAAGCTGAAGCATATTCCGTTCGTGATGGTGACGGCGGAAAGCAAGACTGAAAATGTCATTGCCGCCAAAGAAGCGGGCGTGACCAATTATATCGTGAAGCCATTCAACGCCGAAACCTTGAAGCAGAAGCTGGTTGCCGTTTTCGGCAATTTCTAA
- a CDS encoding MotE family protein, with the protein MRRFLPLRLLPVTVLAIVGLLFFKVQEAYEGFKNLETLVPFGTTEAKAQPAPAKNGAAKPADAAQTEVAAAPATAEMPRDPTRFTQGEIDLLQKLSERRDALDKREREIEQREAMLKAAEKRFDEKVAELEGLKTQLRSLVDQRSKDEEERLRSLVRIYETMKPKEAAQILEKLDLDVVVGVIGRMKENKVAPILASMMPDRAKTLTALLVDKSRDQPPAAPAPVGAAPRRP; encoded by the coding sequence ATGCGCCGGTTCCTTCCCCTTCGTCTTTTGCCGGTGACGGTTTTGGCGATCGTTGGCCTGCTCTTCTTCAAAGTGCAGGAAGCCTACGAAGGGTTTAAAAACCTCGAAACCTTGGTGCCCTTTGGGACGACCGAAGCTAAGGCCCAGCCAGCGCCCGCCAAGAACGGGGCCGCAAAGCCCGCCGATGCTGCGCAGACCGAGGTTGCGGCGGCGCCCGCCACGGCAGAAATGCCGCGGGACCCGACCCGCTTCACCCAAGGCGAGATCGATCTTCTGCAAAAACTGTCGGAACGCCGCGATGCGCTGGATAAGCGCGAGCGCGAGATCGAGCAGCGCGAAGCGATGTTGAAGGCCGCTGAAAAGCGTTTCGACGAAAAGGTCGCGGAGCTCGAAGGGCTGAAGACGCAGTTGCGCAGCTTGGTCGATCAGCGCAGCAAAGATGAAGAAGAGCGCCTGCGCAGCCTTGTGCGCATCTATGAAACGATGAAGCCGAAGGAAGCCGCGCAGATTCTGGAAAAGCTGGACCTTGATGTCGTCGTCGGCGTCATTGGCCGGATGAAGGAAAATAAGGTTGCGCCAATCCTTGCCAGCATGATGCCGGACCGGGCCAAGACCCTGACCGCGTTGCTGGTGGATAAGAGCCGCGATCAGCCGCCAGCAGCCCCGGCACCGGTTGGCGCCGCGCCGCGCCGCCCGTAA
- a CDS encoding DUF6468 domain-containing protein, with protein sequence MMTLGFYLDIVVAVLLVATVAFCWVLNKKLEVIRNHRAELEALIAAFNDSCLRAESGVKALRSATDEATRLQQYLERSQNLRDDLSYLVDRGGSLADRLEGGVRTARTEVGRPGAKPDGRDNVSRLPERAEKPAEAPAAPTMGLGGEARTDRRAARATLETPAASPMMAEAPEAPTGRPERAARPTRDRASLRQALAGGTPPEAGEGGGEAAPRSRAERELLQALRARR encoded by the coding sequence ATGATGACCCTCGGCTTTTATCTCGACATCGTCGTCGCCGTTTTGCTGGTTGCGACAGTGGCTTTCTGCTGGGTGCTGAATAAGAAGCTCGAGGTGATCCGCAATCACCGGGCCGAACTGGAAGCGCTGATTGCTGCCTTCAACGATAGCTGCCTGCGCGCCGAGTCGGGCGTCAAGGCGCTGCGGTCGGCGACCGATGAAGCTACCCGTTTGCAGCAGTATCTGGAGCGCAGCCAGAACCTGCGCGACGATTTGTCCTACCTCGTTGATCGCGGCGGCAGCCTGGCGGATCGCCTCGAAGGCGGCGTGCGCACCGCGCGGACCGAAGTGGGCCGTCCCGGTGCCAAGCCGGATGGGCGCGATAATGTAAGCCGCCTGCCGGAACGGGCCGAAAAGCCAGCCGAAGCCCCTGCCGCCCCGACGATGGGCCTGGGTGGCGAAGCGCGCACGGATCGCCGCGCCGCCCGCGCAACTCTGGAAACCCCGGCAGCTTCCCCGATGATGGCTGAAGCCCCGGAAGCCCCGACGGGCCGTCCCGAACGCGCTGCTCGTCCGACCCGGGATCGCGCCTCGTTGCGCCAAGCCCTCGCGGGCGGTACTCCGCCAGAAGCCGGGGAGGGTGGGGGCGAGGCCGCACCGCGTTCGCGCGCCGAACGGGAATTGTTGCAAGCCTTGCGGGCGCGGCGTTAA
- the fliM gene encoding flagellar motor switch protein FliM translates to MGGPLDDQDDDLLAAEWAALADGDAGGGADDAFASAGGGEGGGAPARVLNQDEIDSLLGFDDGSSGASDGSGIAAIVNSALVSYERLPMLEVVFDRLVRMMSTSLRNFTSDNVEVSLDNITSIRFGDYLNSIPLPAMLSVFKAEEWDNFGLLTIDSALIYSIVDVLLGGRRGTAAMRIEGRPYTTIERTLVERMVHVVLGDLSAAFDPLSPVTFRFDRLETNPRFAAIARPANAAVLARLRIDMDDRGGRLELLLPYATLEPVREILLQMFMGEKFGRDSIWENHLAGELWHTDVSIEAVLEETPSYLREVLSWEPGTQVIFNCTPETPVMLRSGGVAMFRGKVGQRNNHIAVKIESRSLKE, encoded by the coding sequence ATGGGCGGTCCGTTGGACGATCAGGACGATGATCTGCTGGCAGCCGAATGGGCCGCCTTGGCGGATGGCGACGCTGGCGGCGGGGCTGATGACGCTTTCGCTTCGGCAGGCGGGGGTGAAGGCGGCGGTGCGCCCGCCCGGGTTCTGAACCAAGACGAAATCGACAGTCTGCTCGGTTTCGACGATGGCTCGTCCGGGGCGTCGGACGGGTCGGGGATCGCGGCGATCGTTAATTCGGCGCTGGTGTCATACGAACGTCTGCCGATGCTCGAAGTCGTCTTCGACCGTCTTGTGCGCATGATGTCCACGTCGCTGCGTAACTTCACGTCCGACAACGTCGAAGTCAGCCTCGACAATATCACCTCGATCCGGTTTGGCGATTACCTCAACTCTATCCCGCTGCCGGCCATGCTGTCGGTCTTCAAGGCGGAGGAGTGGGATAACTTCGGTCTGCTGACCATCGATAGCGCGCTGATCTACTCGATCGTCGATGTGCTTCTCGGCGGTCGGCGCGGTACGGCGGCAATGCGCATCGAAGGCCGTCCGTATACCACCATCGAACGCACGCTGGTCGAGCGCATGGTGCATGTGGTTTTGGGCGATCTATCGGCGGCCTTCGATCCGCTGTCGCCCGTGACCTTCCGCTTTGACCGACTTGAAACCAACCCGCGTTTTGCCGCCATTGCTCGCCCGGCCAATGCGGCGGTTCTGGCCCGTCTGCGCATCGATATGGATGATCGCGGCGGCCGTTTGGAACTGCTGCTGCCCTATGCGACGCTGGAGCCGGTGCGCGAAATTCTGCTCCAGATGTTCATGGGCGAAAAATTCGGCCGTGATTCGATCTGGGAAAACCATCTTGCGGGCGAGCTTTGGCACACGGATGTGTCCATCGAAGCTGTGCTGGAAGAAACCCCGTCCTATCTGCGCGAAGTTCTGTCGTGGGAGCCGGGAACGCAGGTCATCTTCAACTGCACGCCGGAAACGCCGGTCATGCTGCGGTCGGGCGGTGTTGCGATGTTCCGCGGCAAGGTTGGTCAGCGCAACAATCACATCGCGGTGAAGATCGAATCCCGCAGCTTGAAGGAGTAG
- a CDS encoding flagellar basal body-associated FliL family protein yields the protein MSAEMYEDDGAGVERHSMGRRRLSGKKLILYILLPLLIIAGVVAGLYFSGILTKVLGGFGGAPVAASASTKNERPLDVVYYPLPDLLVNLRSDTPRPAFLKLKISLELSSAAERQEVEKKLPRVLDTFQTYLRELRPDQLQGAQAMFRLREELLARVNAVIRPIQVKEVLFTEIVVQ from the coding sequence ATGTCGGCTGAGATGTATGAAGATGACGGTGCTGGCGTCGAGCGCCATTCGATGGGACGGCGGCGTCTCAGCGGCAAGAAACTGATCCTGTATATTCTGCTGCCGCTGCTGATCATCGCCGGCGTGGTTGCGGGTCTGTATTTCTCGGGCATCCTCACCAAGGTGCTCGGCGGGTTCGGGGGCGCGCCGGTTGCGGCGTCGGCTTCGACCAAGAATGAACGTCCGCTGGACGTCGTCTATTACCCGCTGCCGGATCTGTTGGTGAACCTGCGCAGCGATACGCCGCGCCCGGCGTTCCTGAAGCTGAAGATCAGCCTTGAGCTGAGCAGCGCGGCGGAACGTCAGGAAGTTGAAAAGAAACTGCCGCGCGTTCTGGATACCTTCCAGACGTATCTGCGCGAGCTGCGTCCCGATCAGCTTCAGGGCGCCCAGGCGATGTTCCGCCTGCGCGAAGAACTGCTGGCCCGCGTCAATGCGGTGATCCGGCCGATCCAAGTTAAAGAAGTTCTGTTTACGGAAATCGTGGTACAGTAA
- the flgF gene encoding flagellar basal-body rod protein FlgF codes for MESPIQIALSRQTALRRSLDSTANNIANASTSGYRREQTLFQEYLARTGTPGNRQMVSYTQDIGTFRDFSEGTLSSTGNPLDVALRGDAFFTVGHPAQNMYTRNGVFHLDANGQIVTADGYPILAENGQPISVPQNERGQILIDSQGTVSFTTQNGIQDLGRLALVRFNDQQAMRPAGSSMYATDQEALPAPETVVAQGYIESSNVKPVLEVTQMLEIMRDYQSLQKLIDAEGDRQTSAITKIAKQT; via the coding sequence ATGGAATCGCCGATCCAAATTGCCCTTTCCCGTCAAACGGCGTTGCGCCGGTCGCTCGATTCGACCGCGAACAATATCGCCAATGCGTCAACATCCGGTTACCGGCGGGAACAGACGCTGTTTCAGGAATATCTGGCGCGCACGGGCACCCCGGGGAACCGCCAAATGGTTTCCTACACGCAGGACATCGGTACGTTCCGCGACTTTTCTGAAGGCACCTTATCGAGCACGGGCAACCCCCTAGACGTGGCGCTGCGCGGCGATGCCTTCTTCACGGTCGGTCATCCGGCGCAGAATATGTATACGCGCAACGGCGTGTTTCATCTCGACGCGAATGGTCAAATTGTCACGGCGGACGGCTACCCGATCCTTGCAGAAAACGGCCAGCCGATCAGCGTTCCGCAGAACGAGCGCGGCCAGATCCTGATCGATAGTCAGGGTACGGTTTCGTTCACCACGCAGAATGGCATTCAGGATCTCGGGCGCTTGGCGCTGGTCCGCTTCAACGATCAGCAGGCGATGCGCCCGGCGGGATCGTCGATGTACGCGACCGATCAAGAGGCCCTCCCCGCCCCCGAAACCGTGGTGGCCCAAGGGTATATCGAAAGCTCCAACGTAAAGCCGGTGTTGGAAGTCACTCAGATGCTTGAGATTATGCGCGACTATCAGTCGCTGCAGAAGCTGATCGACGCGGAAGGCGACCGGCAGACCAGCGCGATCACCAAGATCGCGAAACAGACTTAA
- the flgG gene encoding flagellar basal-body rod protein FlgG has protein sequence MRSLNIGATGMLAQQLNVEVISNNIANLNTTGFKRSRAEFQDLLYQNERRVGSTSSDAGTTIPSGIQVGLGVRTAAVYRMHEQGNIQPTNNPLDIAVQGQGYFAVDLPTNEIAYTRAGSFQLNENGQIVTPDGYQLRGPGQIPQNAQSITINSSGEVLVKVPGQTQAQNVGQINLTTFVNEAGLQATGQNLFMQTQASGEPDEGVPGVEQRGTILQGFLETSNVNIVSEITNLITAQRAYEMNSRVIETSDQMMSTLTQMR, from the coding sequence ATGCGGTCACTTAATATCGGCGCGACGGGGATGCTGGCCCAGCAGCTCAATGTCGAAGTCATTTCGAACAATATCGCCAACCTGAACACCACCGGGTTCAAGCGGTCGCGTGCGGAATTTCAGGATCTTCTGTATCAGAACGAACGCCGCGTCGGCTCCACCTCCTCCGATGCCGGGACGACGATCCCCTCGGGCATTCAGGTCGGTCTCGGGGTGCGCACGGCGGCGGTCTACCGCATGCACGAACAAGGCAATATCCAGCCGACCAATAATCCGTTGGACATCGCCGTGCAGGGCCAGGGCTATTTCGCCGTCGATCTGCCGACCAACGAAATCGCCTATACCCGTGCCGGCTCGTTCCAATTGAATGAAAACGGCCAGATCGTCACGCCGGATGGCTACCAACTGCGCGGCCCGGGTCAGATTCCGCAGAACGCCCAGTCGATCACCATCAATTCCTCGGGCGAAGTGCTGGTGAAGGTGCCGGGGCAGACCCAGGCCCAGAACGTCGGGCAGATCAACCTGACCACCTTCGTCAACGAAGCCGGGCTTCAGGCCACCGGTCAGAACCTGTTCATGCAGACCCAGGCGTCGGGCGAACCCGATGAAGGGGTTCCCGGCGTCGAACAGCGCGGCACGATCTTGCAGGGGTTCCTCGAAACATCCAACGTCAACATCGTCTCGGAAATCACCAATCTGATCACGGCGCAGCGCGCTTACGAAATGAACAGCCGGGTGATCGAAACCTCCGATCAGATGATGAGCACGCTGACCCAGATGCGCTAA
- the flgA gene encoding flagellar basal body P-ring formation chaperone FlgA, which yields MSRLSRLFLPLAALMLLLALVPMAAQAAATLKTALQNSGVLILDRPEIRLGDLFDGLPADIAARPVRGLGALEPGAILDADRLESIARDNGLSWRPASPTLALRIDRPVEQIGEESVLQTVTQALAAQGFPTGEIRLDASPGPFTVGRGQARQGLKVADLSFDPKLSRFTAQIGPAAGGEMRRVAGRVIAMADVPVMTRAVGAGEVIQAGDITIQRLRADQAGRSYVIDPDRIVGKTAKRMLLAGQPVRPADLNATMMVQKNAPITVNVVSGPMALAMQGKALDDGALGDTVRVLNIRSNKVLSGVVSAPSTVTVQATSVTVGGGVGAKTN from the coding sequence ATGTCCCGTCTGTCGCGCCTTTTTCTGCCGCTCGCCGCGCTGATGCTGCTCTTGGCCCTTGTGCCAATGGCGGCCCAGGCGGCTGCGACGCTGAAGACGGCGCTGCAAAACAGCGGGGTGTTGATTCTCGACCGACCAGAGATTCGGCTGGGTGACCTCTTCGACGGGTTGCCCGCCGATATCGCCGCCCGTCCGGTGCGGGGTCTTGGGGCGCTGGAGCCGGGGGCGATCCTGGACGCGGATCGGCTGGAAAGTATCGCACGCGACAATGGCCTGTCCTGGCGTCCCGCCTCGCCCACCCTGGCGCTGCGGATTGACCGCCCGGTCGAACAGATCGGCGAGGAGTCGGTGTTGCAGACGGTGACGCAAGCCCTGGCCGCCCAGGGTTTTCCCACCGGTGAAATCCGGCTCGATGCCTCCCCCGGCCCGTTCACGGTTGGGCGCGGTCAGGCACGCCAGGGGCTGAAGGTTGCCGATCTGAGTTTCGACCCGAAACTGTCGCGCTTCACCGCGCAGATCGGCCCCGCCGCCGGGGGCGAGATGCGCCGGGTTGCGGGCCGGGTGATCGCCATGGCCGATGTGCCGGTAATGACCCGTGCCGTCGGCGCCGGGGAGGTCATTCAGGCGGGGGATATTACCATTCAACGCCTGCGGGCCGATCAAGCCGGGCGGTCCTATGTGATCGACCCCGACCGGATCGTCGGCAAGACCGCCAAGCGGATGCTGCTGGCGGGCCAACCGGTGCGCCCGGCAGATTTGAACGCAACCATGATGGTGCAGAAAAACGCGCCGATCACGGTTAATGTGGTTTCCGGCCCGATGGCCTTGGCCATGCAGGGCAAAGCGCTGGATGATGGCGCCTTGGGCGATACTGTGCGCGTGCTGAACATACGCAGCAATAAGGTGCTCAGCGGCGTGGTCTCCGCCCCCTCCACTGTTACGGTCCAGGCGACCAGCGTAACGGTCGGTGGCGGGGTTGGCGCAAAGACGAATTAA
- a CDS encoding flagellar basal body L-ring protein FlgH, protein MMTPTPQISTRARRLPLLPTALMAGALLLTGCNTLERIEGIGKTQEFTPVTNPTEQANYRPISMPMPQPVATARQPNSLWRVGSRTFFRDIRARTVGDIVTVVVDFRNRSASLGGGLNRQQTDTTGAGLNSAGSLFGLDVQQALGGADPTTLFGANSSLNSRRNATTNGTDAANQLRLAAVVMQTLPNGNMVIQGRQEFLVNYDMRELLVSGVIRPEDISSGNTIEYDKIAEARIAYGGRGQVKDIAQPRYGTQLMDILLPF, encoded by the coding sequence ATGATGACACCCACGCCCCAGATTTCGACCCGCGCTCGCCGCCTGCCATTGCTGCCGACGGCGTTGATGGCCGGGGCGCTGCTGCTGACCGGCTGCAATACGCTGGAGCGCATCGAAGGCATCGGCAAGACCCAGGAGTTTACCCCGGTCACCAATCCGACCGAGCAAGCGAACTATAGGCCGATCAGCATGCCGATGCCGCAGCCGGTGGCAACTGCGCGGCAGCCGAATTCGCTGTGGCGCGTTGGAAGCCGCACCTTCTTCCGCGATATCCGCGCGCGCACGGTCGGCGATATCGTCACCGTGGTGGTCGATTTCCGCAATCGCTCCGCCTCCTTGGGCGGCGGTCTCAATCGCCAGCAGACCGATACGACCGGCGCCGGGCTAAACAGCGCCGGCAGCTTATTCGGTCTCGATGTGCAGCAGGCGCTGGGCGGCGCTGATCCCACCACCCTGTTTGGGGCGAACAGCAGCCTGAATTCGCGCCGCAACGCCACGACCAACGGCACCGATGCGGCCAACCAGCTCCGCCTTGCCGCCGTGGTGATGCAGACGCTGCCGAACGGCAATATGGTGATCCAGGGCCGTCAGGAGTTTTTGGTCAATTACGATATGCGCGAGCTTCTGGTATCCGGCGTGATCCGCCCGGAAGACATCAGCTCTGGCAATACCATCGAATATGACAAGATCGCCGAGGCCCGCATCGCCTATGGCGGTCGCGGTCAGGTCAAGGATATCGCCCAGCCGCGCTATGGTACGCAGTTGATGGATATTCTACTGCCGTTCTAA
- the dksA gene encoding RNA polymerase-binding protein DksA, translating to MTSQVTRIVLPPEYRPTDDEPFMNELQREYFRQKLLRWREELLNESSETVQHMQEESLQQPDLTDRASMETDRALELRTRDRERKLISKIDAALRRIDDDTYGYCEETGEPIGVKRLEARPIATLSVDAQERHERMERTHRED from the coding sequence ATGACGTCACAAGTAACCCGGATCGTTTTGCCGCCGGAATATCGTCCGACTGACGATGAACCGTTTATGAACGAGTTGCAGCGTGAGTATTTCCGTCAAAAACTGCTGCGTTGGCGGGAAGAATTACTGAACGAATCTTCGGAAACAGTTCAGCACATGCAGGAAGAAAGCCTTCAGCAGCCCGATTTAACCGATCGTGCGTCGATGGAAACGGACCGAGCCCTTGAGCTTCGCACCCGTGACCGCGAACGTAAGCTGATTAGCAAGATCGATGCGGCGCTGCGGCGCATCGATGATGATACCTATGGTTATTGCGAGGAAACCGGTGAACCGATTGGCGTCAAGCGCCTTGAGGCACGGCCGATCGCGACCCTAAGCGTCGATGCCCAGGAGCGGCACGAGCGCATGGAGCGGACCCACCGGGAAGATTAA